A window of Sceloporus undulatus isolate JIND9_A2432 ecotype Alabama unplaced genomic scaffold, SceUnd_v1.1 scaffold_1000, whole genome shotgun sequence contains these coding sequences:
- the LOC121917829 gene encoding secreted RxLR effector protein 161-like — protein MLKSYLGINVEWTEEGHCLLSQSKKIERLIEKCGLQSAKVVKTPMTTSFVSEEVTRAFEDKRLFRSVVGSLQFISSHTRPDISYPVHVLARRVNDPRIEDWTAVKHLIRYLKGTMDKRLIIRKSNADLECYVDSSFASESGDKKSVSGMIIRYSESPIVWRSRKQTNVALSTSEAEFAALNEITNEKFMKIHSPV, from the exons GAAGGGCATTGTTTGCTGAGTCAAAGCAAGAAAATTGAAAGGTTAATTGAGAAATGTGGTTTACAGAGTGCAAAGGTTGTGAAAACTCCGATGACTACAAGTTTTGTGTCAGAGGAAGTTACAAGAGCTTTTGAGGATAAAAGATTGTTTAGAAGTGTTGTTGGAtctttacagtttatttctaGCCATACCAGACCAGACATCTCATACCCGGTTCATGTTTTGGCAAGAAGAGTGAACGACCCGAgaattgaggattggacagcagtGAAACATTTGATTAGGTATCTGAAAGGAACCATGGACAAGAGGTTgataattagaaaaagcaatgctgATTTGGAATGttatgtagatagttcatttgcttcGGAATCAGGAGACAAAAAGTCAGTGTCTGGAATGATTATAAGATACAGCGAAAGTCCCATTgtgtggagaagtagaaaacagacaaacgtaGCATTGAGCACTAGTGAGGCCGAGTTCGCAGCTTTGAATGAAATCACAAATGAg AAATTCATGAAGATTCACAGTCCTGTatag